A genome region from Brassica oleracea var. oleracea cultivar TO1000 chromosome C2, BOL, whole genome shotgun sequence includes the following:
- the LOC106324998 gene encoding autophagy-related protein 3-like: MVLSQKIHGAFKGAVERMTGPRTVSAFKEKGVLSVSEFVLAGDNLVSKCPTWSWEAGDPSKRKPYLPLDKQFLITRNVPCLRRAASVAEDYEAAGGEVLVDDEDNDGWLATHGRPKDKGSEDEDLPSMDALEINERDTIQRRDADAGGEEEDEDEDIPDMEDFDEIDNDPATLRSNLLVAHETDDGNILRTRTYDVSITYDKYYQTPRVWLTGYDESRVLLQPELVMEDVSQDHARKTVTIEDHPHLPGKHASVHPCRHGAVMKKIIDVLMSRGVEPEVDKYLFLFLKFMASVIPTIEYDYTMDFDLGSSST, from the exons ATGGTGCTTTCGCAGAAGATTCATGGAGCATTCAAAGGCGCAGTGGAGAGGATGACCGGCCCTCGAACGGTCTCGGCTTTCAAGGAGAAGGGAGTTCTCAGCGTCAGCGAGTTCGTTCTCGCTGGCGACAATCTCGTCTCCAAGTGCCCTACCTGGTCATG GGAAGCTGGTGATCCGAGCAAAAGGAAGCCGTACTTGCCGTTAGACAAGCAGTTTTTGATTACTAGGAATG TTCCTTGTCTACGGAGAGCTGCTTCTGTGGCGGAGGATTATGAAGCTGCTGGAGGTGAAGTTTTGGTTGATGATGAAGATAATGATGGTTGGCTTGCTACTCATGGAAGACCTAAAG ATAAAGGTAGTGAAGATGAAGACTTGCCATCCATGGATGCCTTGGAAATAAACGAGAGAGATACCATTCAACGGAGGGATGCAGATGCTGGAGGCGAGGAGGAGGATGAGGATGAAGATATTCCAGACATGGAAGATTTTGATGAGATTGACAATGATCCT GCAACTCTTCGGTCGAATTTACTTGTGGCTCACGAAACAGATGATGGTAACATCCTTAGGACCAGAACATATGATGTTAGCATCAC GTATGACAAGTACTACCAAACTCCCCGTGTTTGGTTAACCGGCTATGATGAG TCAAGGGTGTTACTGCAACCTGAACTTGTGATGGAGGATGTTAGTCAAGACCATGCACGCAAAACGGTAACAATAGAAGATCATCCACACTTACCTGGGAAACATGCTTCAGTTCATCCATGTCGACATGGAGCTGTTATGAAGAAGATCATTGATGTCTTAATGTCTCGTGGAGTAGAGCCTGAAGTTGACAA GTATCTCTTCTTGTTCTTGAAGTTTATGGCATCAGTGATTCCAACAATAGAGTATGATTACACAATGGACTTTGATCTCGGTAGCTCAAGCACTTAA